A part of Paenibacillus sp. sptzw28 genomic DNA contains:
- a CDS encoding carbohydrate ABC transporter permease, with protein MSYSRLLSIESWKRWIWSFIRLVLIAGLSFLILYPILQKISTAIKDKEDLYSPIVVWVPVHFTWDNFKQAIMIMDYWETLVNTFALSISTTILTAITCALAGYGFARLKFKGSNLLFAGVILTILVPPSTILIPLYLNLKDFTLMGLIPLLTGKSANLLNTYWPFILTALTANSLKAGLFIFIFRQFFRGIPKEIEEAAYIDGAGVGKTFTRIMLPNALPAIITVLLFSFVWQWNDSFFTTTYLASGKVMSVQLAALPYNLNNLDRGGSSQLDPFYLSMVQDTGILLAILPLIIIYFFVQRYFVEGIERTGIVG; from the coding sequence GTGAGCTATTCCCGACTGTTATCGATAGAATCCTGGAAAAGGTGGATTTGGTCATTCATCCGTCTTGTATTGATTGCAGGACTGTCATTTTTGATTTTGTATCCGATCTTGCAAAAAATTTCGACAGCGATTAAAGATAAGGAGGATCTATATTCGCCGATCGTGGTGTGGGTTCCCGTCCATTTTACTTGGGACAATTTCAAGCAAGCGATCATGATTATGGATTACTGGGAAACATTGGTCAATACCTTTGCGCTGTCAATCTCTACTACAATCCTTACCGCGATAACTTGCGCTTTGGCTGGTTACGGATTTGCACGGCTTAAATTCAAAGGAAGCAATCTGCTGTTTGCCGGAGTCATTCTGACCATATTGGTTCCGCCTTCGACGATTCTCATTCCCCTTTATCTCAATCTGAAGGATTTTACGCTGATGGGACTAATTCCATTGCTTACCGGCAAATCCGCCAATCTGCTTAATACCTACTGGCCGTTCATACTGACAGCCTTGACAGCCAACTCGCTGAAGGCGGGACTTTTTATTTTTATATTCAGACAATTTTTTCGGGGAATCCCCAAAGAGATCGAGGAGGCCGCATATATTGATGGCGCAGGGGTCGGGAAGACGTTTACGCGAATCATGCTCCCGAACGCGCTCCCGGCGATTATCACCGTGCTGCTCTTTTCGTTCGTGTGGCAATGGAATGACAGCTTCTTTACGACAACGTATTTGGCTTCAGGCAAGGTCATGTCCGTGCAGCTGGCTGCCTTGCCATACAACCTAAACAATCTTGATCGAGGAGGTTCCTCTCAGTTAGATCCTTTCTATTTGAGCATGGTGCAGGATACAGGCATTCTGCTCGCTATCCTGCCGCTTATTATCATTTATTTCTTTGTGCAGCGGTACTTCGTTGAAGGGATCGAGCGCACAGGCATTGTCGGCTGA